The following are from one region of the Periophthalmus magnuspinnatus isolate fPerMag1 chromosome 5, fPerMag1.2.pri, whole genome shotgun sequence genome:
- the LOC129456263 gene encoding ice-structuring glycoprotein-like translates to MIIRLLLLVSLPVVMKVQRVEGLLRDRCPLPTTPTTTTNSSTVIQTTTVTPTKSPAETKAAIAAAAAAASTSSIAAATAGAIAATAASANAGPSAERARAAAEEAIKAAEEAARMVEAVLNGTASPDEAIQAAQNAAQKAEEASLAAKEAAEALPNSTAPFTVIILQASANATEAALKAAQAANNVFTITPESLAAASAAMNESAIATEKALRALLSAVQQNDTVPLDPEIEGFVSSVAESAAQTTNKAITAIEKAAASTTAATPEEANRLLDEAIDSVQDANGSTNQAIQSATNVLSTIQNSTTTVTPTTTVTPTKSPAETKTAIAAAAAAASTSSIAAATAGAIAATAASANAGPSAERARAAAEEAIKAAEEAARMVEAVLNGTTSPDEAIQAAQNAAQKAEEASLAAKEAAEALPNSTAPFTVIILQASANATEAALKAAQAANNVFTITPESLAAASAAMNESAIATEKALRALLSAVQQNDTVPLDPEIEGFVSSVAESAAQTTNKAITAIEKAAASTTTATPEEANRLLDEAIDSVQDANGSTNQAIQSATNVLSTIQNSTTTVTPTTTVTPTKSPAETKAAVAAAAAAASTSSIAAATAGAIAATAASANAGPSAERARATAEEAIKAAEEAARMVEAVLNGTASPDEAIQAAQNAAQKAEEASLAAKEAAEALPNSTAPFTVIILQASANATEAALKAAQAANNVFTITPESLAAASAAMNESAIATEKALRALLSAVQQNDTVPLDPEIEGFVSSVAESAAQTTNKAITAIEKAAASTTAATPEEANRLLDEAIDSVQDANGSTNQAIQSATNVLSTIQNSTTTVTPTTTVTPTKSPAETKAAIAAAAAAASTSSIAAATAGAIAATAASANAGPSGESARAAAEEAIKAAEEAARMVEAVLNGTASPEEAIQAAQTAAQKAEQASLAAKEAAEALPNSTAPFTVTILQASANATEAALKATQAANNVSTTTPESLDAASAAINESAIAAEKALRALLVAVQQNDTVRLDPEIEGFVSSAAESAAQTTNKAITAIEKAAASTTATTPEEANRLSTEAIESVQDASGSTNQAIESASNILSTIQNSTTTVTPTTTVTPTKSPAETKAAIAAAAAAASTSSIAAATAGTIAATAASANAGPSAESARAAAEEAIKAAEEAARMVEAVLNGTASPEEAIQAAQTAAEKAQEASLAAKEAAEALPNSTAPFTVLILEASANATEAALKAAQAANNVSTITPESLAAASAAINESAIAAEKALTALLSAVQQNDTLLLDPKIEGFVSSAAESAAQTTNKTITAIEKAAASTTAATPEEANSLLDEAIESVQDASVSTNQTTESASNILSTIQNSTTTVTPTITFSPTNGDTATTTATTITTGSGDNQATAAAPINKISLFSVTIALTAVVLP, encoded by the exons ATGATTATCAGGTTACTTCTCTTGGTGTCACTACCAGTAG TAATGAAAGTCCAAAGAGTGGAAGGACTGCTGCGGGACAGGTGTCCTCTACCAACTACTCCTACAACAACCACAAATTCTTCTACTGTCATACAAACTACCACAGTTACACCAACTAAATCACCCGCAGAGACAAAGGCAGCCATAGCTGCTGCAGCTGCAGCAGCATCTACATCATCAATTGCTGCAGCAACAGCAGGCGCCATAGCAGCTACAGCTGCATCGGCCAACGCTGGACCTTCTGCAGAAAGGGCAAGGGCTGCTGCAGAAGAAGCAATCAAGGCTGCTGAAGAGGCAGCGAGAATGGTAGAAGCAGTACTCAATGGAACCGCATCACCAGATGAAGCCATACAAGCAGCACAAAATGCAGCACAAAAGGCAGAAGAGGCATCTTTAGCAGCAAAGGAAGCAGCAGAGGCTCTCCCAAATTCAACTGCACCGTTTACTGTCATAATTCTTCAAGCATCTGCCAATGCAACAGAAGCAGCGCTCAAAGCAGCCCAGGCAGcaaacaatgtatttacaaTAACTCCTGAAAGTCTGGctgcagcatctgcagccatGAATGAGTCAGCAATAGCAACAGAAAAAGCCCTCAGAGCATTACTATCAGCAGTCCAACAAAATGACACTGTACCCCTTGATCCGGAAATAGAAGGATTTGTGTCATCAGTAGCGGAGAGTGCTGCACAAACCACAAACAAAGCCATAACAGCAATAGAAAAGGCAGCTGCCtctacaacagcagcaacaccaGAAGAGGCAAACCGTCTATTGGATGAAGCTATTGATTCAGTTCAAGATGCCAATGGTTCAACAAACCAAGCTATTCAGTCTGCTACAAATGTATTATCAACAATACAGAATTCTACTACCACTGTCACACCAACTACTACAGTAACACCAACTAAATCACCTGCAGAGACAAAGACAGCCATAGCTGCTGCAGCTGCAGCAGCATCTACATCATCAATTGCTGCAGCAACAGCAGGCGCCATAGCAGCTACAGCTGCATCGGCCAACGCTGGACCTTCTGCAGAAAGGGCAAGGGCTGCTGCAGAAGAAGCAATCAAGGCTGCTGAAGAGGCAGCGAGAATGGTAGAAGCAGTACTCAATGGAACCACATCACCAGATGAAGCCATACAAGCAGCGCAAAATGCAGCACAAAAAGCAGAAGAGGCATCTTTAGCAGCAAAGGAAGCAGCAGAGGCTCTCCCAAATTCAACTGCACCGTTTACTGTCATAATTCTTCAAGCATCTGCCAATGCAACAGAAGCAGCGCTCAAAGCAGCCCAGGCAGcaaacaatgtatttacaaTAACTCCTGAAAGTCTGGctgcagcatctgcagccatGAATGAGTCAGCAATAGCAACAGAAAAAGCCCTCAGAGCATTACTATCAGCAGTCCAACAAAATGACACTGTACCCCTTGATCCGGAAATAGAAGGATTTGTGTCATCAGTAGCGGAGAGTGCTGCACAAACCACAAACAAAGCCATAACAGCAATAGAAAAGGCAGCTGCCtctacaacaacagcaacaccaGAAGAGGCAAACCGTCTATTGGATGAAGCTATTGATTCAGTTCAAGATGCCAATGGTTCAACAAACCAAGCTATTCAGTCTGCTACAAATGTATTATCAACAATACAGAATTCTACTACCACTGTCACACCAACTACCACAGTTACACCAACTAAATCACCCGCAGAGACAAAGGCAGCCGTAGCTGCTGCAGCTGCAGCAGCATCTACATCATCAATTGCTGCAGCAACAGCAGGCGCCATAGCAGCTACAGCTGCATCGGCCAACGCTGGACCTTCTGCAGAAAGGGCAAGGGCTACTGCAGAAGAAGCAATCAAGGCTGCTGAAGAGGCAGCGAGAATGGTAGAAGCAGTACTCAATGGAACCGCATCACCAGATGAAGCCATACAAGCAGCGCAAAATGCAGCACAAAAAGCAGAAGAGGCATCTTTAGCAGCAAAGGAAGCAGCAGAGGCTCTCCCAAATTCAACTGCACCGTTTACTGTCATAATTCTTCAAGCATCTGCCAATGCAACAGAAGCAGCGCTCAAAGCAGCCCAGGCAGcaaacaatgtatttacaaTAACTCCAGAAAGTCTGGctgcagcatctgcagccatGAATGAGTCAGCAATAGCAACAGAAAAAGCCCTCAGAGCATTACTATCAGCAGTCCAACAAAATGACACTGTACCCCTTGATCCGGAAATAGAAGGATTTGTGTCATCAGTAGCGGAGAGTGCTGCACAAACCACAAACAAAGCCATAACAGCAATAGAAAAGGCAGCTGCCtctacaacagcagcaacaccaGAAGAGGCAAACCGTCTATTGGATGAAGCTATTGATTCAGTTCAAGATGCCAATGGTTCAACAAACCAAGCTATTCAGTCTGCTACAAATGTATTATCAACAATACAGAATTCTACTACCACTGTCACACCAACTACTACAGTTACACCAACTAAATCACCTGCAGAGACAAAGGCAGCCATAGCTGCTGCAGCTGCAGCAGCATCTACATCATCAATTGCTGCAGCAACAGCAGGCGCCATAGCAGCTACAGCTGCATCGGCCAATGCTGGACCTTCTGGAGAAAGCGCAAGGGCTGCTGCAGAAGAAGCAATCAAGGCTGCTGAAGAGGCAGCGAGAATGGTAGAAGCAGTACTCAATGGAACCGCATCACCTGAAGAAGCCATACAAGCAGCTCAAACAGCAgcacaaaaagcagaacaggCGTCTTTGGCAGCAAAGGAAGCAGCAGAGGCTCTCCCAAATTCAACTGCACCGTTTACTGTGACAATTCTTCAAGCATCTGCCAATGCAACAGAAGCAGCTCTCAAAGCAACCCAGGCAGCAAACAATGTGTCTACAACAACTCCTGAAAGTCTGGatgcagcatctgcagccatTAATGAGTCAGCAATTGCAGCAGAAAAAGCCCTCAGAGCGTTACTAGTTGCAGTCCAACAAAATGACACTGTACGCCTTGATCCAGAAATAGAAGGATTTGTGTCATCAGCAGCGGAGAGTGCTGCACAAACCACAAACAAAGCCATAACAGCAATAGAAAAGGCAGCAGCCtctacaacagcaacaacaccaGAAGAGGCAAACCGTCTGTCTACTGAAGCTATTGAGTCAGTTCAAGATGCCAGTGGCTCAACAAACCAAGCCATTGAGTCTGCTTCAAATATATTATCAACAATACAGAATTCTACTACCACTGTCACACCAACTACCACAGTTACACCAACTAAATCACCTGCGGAGACAAAGGCAGCCATAGCtgctgcagcagcagcagcatctaCATCATCGATTGCTGCAGCAACAGCAGGCACCATAGCTGCTACAGCTGCATCGGCCAACGCTGGACCTTCTGCAGAAAGCGCAAGGGCTGCTGCAGAAGAAGCAATCAAGGCTGCTGAAGAGGCAGCGAGAATGGTGGAAGCAGTACTCAATGGAACCGCATCACCTGAAGAAGCCATACAAGCAGCTCAAACTGCAGCAGAAAAAGCACAAGAGGCGTCTTTGGCAGCAAAGGAAGCAGCAGAGGCTCTCCCAAATTCAACGGCACCGTTTACTGTCCTAATTCTTGAAGCATCTGCCAATGCAACAGAAGCAGCTCTCAAAGCAGCCCAGGCAGCAAACAATGTATCTACAATAACTCCTGAAAGTCTGGctgcagcatctgcagccatAAACGAGTCAGCAATTGCAGCAGAAAAAGCCCTCACAGCGTTACTGTCTGCAGTCCAACAAAATGACACTTTACTTCTTGATCCAAAAATAGAAGGATTTGTGTCATCAGCAGCGGAGAGTGCTGCACAAACCACAAACAAGACCATAACAGCAATAGAAAAGGCAGCAGCCtctacaacagcagcaacaccaGAAGAGGCAAACAGTCTATTGGATGAAGCTATTGAGTCAGTTCAAGATGCCAGTGTCTCAACAAATCAAACCACTGAGTCTGCTTCAAATATATTATCAACAATACAGAATTCCACAACCACTGTCACACCAACTATTACATTCTCACCAACCAATGGAGACACAGCCACAACCACAgctacaacaataacaacaggcAGCGGAGACAACcaggcaacagcagcagcaccaaTCAACAAAATTAGTCTTTTTTCTGTCACAATAGCTCTAACTGCTGTTGTTCTTCCATAA